A genomic window from Lotus japonicus ecotype B-129 chromosome 1, LjGifu_v1.2 includes:
- the LOC130733935 gene encoding sorting nexin 2B isoform X1 has protein sequence MMDSENHTSEEHHHHPLSAAAAPREEMESLALHDDDGNGEVLSSSKSYSNYRSVMSTLSESRHPLSPPIVSTPAESDPLLSPPMNHHHNREFSNPNSHDTSSYLDPPSYADAVFSPFDGETASNCVDSPTSSSDGLSLSRSPSSSSEYLKITVSNPVKEQENSNSIVPGGSSYVTYLITTRTNVLEFGGSEFAVRRRFRDIVTLSDRLSEAYRGFFIPPRPDKSIVESQVMQKQEFVEQRRVALEKYLRRLADHPVIRKSDEFRVFLQVQGRMPLPLTTDVASRVLDGAAKLPKQLLGESVIAPHEVVQPAKGGRDLMRLFKELKQSMANDWGGSKPPVVEEDKEFLEKKERIQELEQQINGASQQAESLVKAQQDMGETLGELGLAFIKLTKFENEEAVLNSQRVRATDMKGVATAAVKASRLYRELNAQTVKHLQDTLHEYLGLMLAVHSAFSDRSSALLTVQTLLSELSSLQSRAEKLEAASSKIFGGDKSRIRKLEELQETIRVTEDAKNIAIREYERIKENNRSELERLDSERQADFLNMLKGFVVNQVGYAEKIANVWTKVAEETRKYVNEST, from the exons ATGATGGACTCCGAGAATCATACCTcggaggagcaccaccaccaccctctctcCGCCGCCGCCGCGCCCAGAGAAGAAATGGAAAGCCTCGCCCTCCACGACGACGACGGCAACGGCGAGGTTTTGTCCAGCAGTAAATCCTACTCCAACTACCGCAGCGTCATGAGCACTCTCTCCGAATCCCGACACCCTCTCTCGCCGCCGATCGTCTCCACTCCCGCCGAATCCGATCCCCTCCTATCTCCGCCGATGAATCACCACCACAACCGGGAATtctcaaaccctaactcccaCGATACTTCCTCCTACCTCGACCCGCCATCCTACGCCGACGCTGTTTTCAGCCCCTTCGACGGAGAAACCGCCTCCAACTGTGTCGATAGCCCTACGAGCAGCTCTGATGGGCTTTCCCTCTCGAGATCCCCTTCTTCGAGCTCGGAGtatttgaaaataaccgtttcGAATCCGGTGAAGGAGCAGGAGAATTCGAATTCGATTGTTCCCGGTGGGAGTAGTTACGTGACGTATTTGATCACGACGAGGACGAATGTTCTGGAGTTTGGCGGGTCTGAGTTCGCGGTGAGGAGAAGGTTTAGGGATATTGTGACGCTATCCGATCGGTTATCGGAGGCGTATAGAGGGTTTTTCATTCCGCCGAGGCCGGATAAGAGCATTGTGGAGAGCCAGGTGATGCAGAAACAGGAGTTTGTGGAGCAGAGGAGGGTGGCGTTGGAGAAGTATCTTCGAAGATTGGCGGATCATCCGGTGATCAGGAAGAGTGATGAGTTCAGGGTGTTCCTGCAGGTTCAGGGGAGGATGCCGCTGCCATTGACGACGGACGTGGCATCGAGGGTTTTGGATGGTGCGGCGAAGCTTCCCAAGCAGTTGCTAGGGGAGAGTGTGATTGCCCCGCACGAGGTTGTGCAGCCTGCCAAAGGGGGAAGggatttgatgaggttgtttaaGGAGTTGAAGCAGTCTATGGCTAATGACTGGGGAGGTTCCAAGCCACCGGTTGTGGAGGAAGACAAGGAGTTCctggagaagaaagaaaggatTCAGGAACTTGAACAGCAAATCAATGGTGCATCTCAGCAG GCCGAATCACTTGTCAAAGCACAGCAAGATATGGGAGAGACATTGGGTGAATTAGGGTTGGCATTTATTAAATTGACAAAATTTGAGAATGAAGAGGCTGTCTTGAACTCGCAGAGGGTACGGGCTACTGACATGAAAGGTGTTGCAACCGCTGCTGTTAAAGCTAGCAGATTATATCGAGAATTAAATGCTCAGACTGTGAAGCATTTG CAGGATACGCTTCATGAATATCTTGGATTAATGTTGGCAGTTCATAGTGCATTCTCGGATCGTTCTAGTGCACTGTTGACAGTGCAGACTCTTCTATCAGAACTGTCTTCTTTGCAGTCAAGAGCTGAAAAACTTGAAGCAGCATCATCTAAAATTTTTGGAGGTGACAAATCGAGGATTCGTAAGTTAGAGGAGCTACAGGAAACCATAAGAGTCACTGAAGACGCCAAAAACATTGCAATTAGAGAATACGAGCGGATCAAG
- the LOC130733935 gene encoding sorting nexin 2B isoform X2 gives MMDSENHTSEEHHHHPLSAAAAPREEMESLALHDDDGNGEVLSSSKSYSNYRSVMSTLSESRHPLSPPIVSTPAESDPLLSPPMNHHHNREFSNPNSHDTSSYLDPPSYADAVFSPFDGETASNCVDSPTSSSDGLSLSRSPSSSSEYLKITVSNPVKEQENSNSIVPGGSSYVTYLITTRTNVLEFGGSEFAVRRRFRDIVTLSDRLSEAYRGFFIPPRPDKSIVESQVMQKQEFVEQRRVALEKYLRRLADHPVIRKSDEFRVFLQVQGRMPLPLTTDVASRVLDGAAKLPKQLLGESVIAPHEVVQPAKGGRDLMRLFKELKQSMANDWGGSKPPVVEEDKEFLEKKERIQELEQQINGASQQAESLVKAQQDMGETLGELGLAFIKLTKFENEEAVLNSQRVRATDMKGVATAAVKASRLYRELNAQTVKHLDTLHEYLGLMLAVHSAFSDRSSALLTVQTLLSELSSLQSRAEKLEAASSKIFGGDKSRIRKLEELQETIRVTEDAKNIAIREYERIKENNRSELERLDSERQADFLNMLKGFVVNQVGYAEKIANVWTKVAEETRKYVNEST, from the exons ATGATGGACTCCGAGAATCATACCTcggaggagcaccaccaccaccctctctcCGCCGCCGCCGCGCCCAGAGAAGAAATGGAAAGCCTCGCCCTCCACGACGACGACGGCAACGGCGAGGTTTTGTCCAGCAGTAAATCCTACTCCAACTACCGCAGCGTCATGAGCACTCTCTCCGAATCCCGACACCCTCTCTCGCCGCCGATCGTCTCCACTCCCGCCGAATCCGATCCCCTCCTATCTCCGCCGATGAATCACCACCACAACCGGGAATtctcaaaccctaactcccaCGATACTTCCTCCTACCTCGACCCGCCATCCTACGCCGACGCTGTTTTCAGCCCCTTCGACGGAGAAACCGCCTCCAACTGTGTCGATAGCCCTACGAGCAGCTCTGATGGGCTTTCCCTCTCGAGATCCCCTTCTTCGAGCTCGGAGtatttgaaaataaccgtttcGAATCCGGTGAAGGAGCAGGAGAATTCGAATTCGATTGTTCCCGGTGGGAGTAGTTACGTGACGTATTTGATCACGACGAGGACGAATGTTCTGGAGTTTGGCGGGTCTGAGTTCGCGGTGAGGAGAAGGTTTAGGGATATTGTGACGCTATCCGATCGGTTATCGGAGGCGTATAGAGGGTTTTTCATTCCGCCGAGGCCGGATAAGAGCATTGTGGAGAGCCAGGTGATGCAGAAACAGGAGTTTGTGGAGCAGAGGAGGGTGGCGTTGGAGAAGTATCTTCGAAGATTGGCGGATCATCCGGTGATCAGGAAGAGTGATGAGTTCAGGGTGTTCCTGCAGGTTCAGGGGAGGATGCCGCTGCCATTGACGACGGACGTGGCATCGAGGGTTTTGGATGGTGCGGCGAAGCTTCCCAAGCAGTTGCTAGGGGAGAGTGTGATTGCCCCGCACGAGGTTGTGCAGCCTGCCAAAGGGGGAAGggatttgatgaggttgtttaaGGAGTTGAAGCAGTCTATGGCTAATGACTGGGGAGGTTCCAAGCCACCGGTTGTGGAGGAAGACAAGGAGTTCctggagaagaaagaaaggatTCAGGAACTTGAACAGCAAATCAATGGTGCATCTCAGCAG GCCGAATCACTTGTCAAAGCACAGCAAGATATGGGAGAGACATTGGGTGAATTAGGGTTGGCATTTATTAAATTGACAAAATTTGAGAATGAAGAGGCTGTCTTGAACTCGCAGAGGGTACGGGCTACTGACATGAAAGGTGTTGCAACCGCTGCTGTTAAAGCTAGCAGATTATATCGAGAATTAAATGCTCAGACTGTGAAGCATTTG GATACGCTTCATGAATATCTTGGATTAATGTTGGCAGTTCATAGTGCATTCTCGGATCGTTCTAGTGCACTGTTGACAGTGCAGACTCTTCTATCAGAACTGTCTTCTTTGCAGTCAAGAGCTGAAAAACTTGAAGCAGCATCATCTAAAATTTTTGGAGGTGACAAATCGAGGATTCGTAAGTTAGAGGAGCTACAGGAAACCATAAGAGTCACTGAAGACGCCAAAAACATTGCAATTAGAGAATACGAGCGGATCAAG